In Erigeron canadensis isolate Cc75 chromosome 6, C_canadensis_v1, whole genome shotgun sequence, the following are encoded in one genomic region:
- the LOC122603030 gene encoding probable disease resistance protein At4g27220 — translation MAEIVSAVASKVVESLMVAVKRHLHYMIYSRRYVRELHHAMRELNVERIDVMNRVEENIVRNLQIPVGVHIWLEEARSCIEKVENFASYDVGSCPSLKMSHKVGKTSLRMIVIIKYLMEKSYRFVWSNAPVPLGRMYSMASSFNPIREDFKSREKPFMEALKALEPNNKFHMVALCGIAGVGKTVMMEKLMQVAKERRMFESIIRVVVGPNTDHFHIQETVAEYLGICLDETARNARADRLRSRFEEISVGGRKKILVILDDVWDMVDLNDIGLSLFSSRLEGFKVLLTSRDRRLCSIMGVEQHLIIDVEVLEESEAQTLFRQYVTGSDHVDLDPDLQKIGDYIASRCGGVPWAIKQIARSLRGVKDKTIWLDTLSHVKDHGVDKYVYQAVVKTEHKTIEMSYNDLNDETKSILLLCGLFPEYLNISAENLLRYGWRLKLFDDVNTISQARYRLKTSIGQLIYAKLLIGSHGGRWVRMPDLVHAFVLSKLSKGDHASIVNHGDMSEWPAEDMSESCKRISLTFKGMWKFPRKFKYPNLSLLKLMHGDNLLRDGQDFYGGMENLQLIAYERTHYMQFPTSLQCSNNLRTLCLEYCSLTFNFSFIGYLRNLEILSFAHSGILILPSIIGNLDKLKLLDLTGCVNLHIDNDVFSKLVNLEELYMRVAANQYQKAISFTDSSCKDLAQRSVNLSSLEFEFCENGAQPMNMSFEKLERFKISMGCFLKSMDDDYVLPYENKLMLVTNKGELLGSGMLELFVKTDVLYLQVSDMNDLEEIDDTVKSLHLSYPPLFDNLRFLSISFCSELKYLFTPRVAKALSKLENLRISSCPIMETLVHTRISRSETITFPQLKCLTLTDLPNLLGLCDTTEVIELPQLVELELYGLPKITSIYPKNKLGISSMPMQPLWKAKVVIGQLEKLHIENMQNLEEIWPCENTGGVANLPISRETTLKQEHSQVDVALGSLCQYLRKMDLRSYNASSSLIASHVIRHIKNLEELVVWGCDSIVEVFETKSANNTGIYITEGRKNVGETSQMFTKMIVPQLLNLKKVEILGCDRLEHLFTFSTLESLEQLKELEIMYCKNIQVIVKEEDGVVMSKVVVFPHLKSVKLFDLPNLNGFFLGANDFQWPLLEIVEINGCPKMTSFTRGCSTSPKLKYISTSFGKYSSIHGLNFHVTTSLPENHISSLDGSSSLPPILETSPWSFSNLININLQGMKDMGDLNYIIPFAELQQLEKLEKMQIKHQDLVEGVFEASERTNSGSSEVLSVIKIPNLREVEIFHLEKLKYLWKSNQWTTLEFPNLTRLSIVHCQSLGHVFSCSMVGSLLQLQELHVGNCLSMKSIVKEEEGDAKVNMIMFPSLNSLELTNLSKLEGFWLGSDQECEWPSLVTLKIKDCPEIKVFTTGKSTAPKLKVIETSDGTVDAKEDPNSFLTKQEVCDPNEVVEELKPNTLCQQEVEVSELEP, via the exons GTTGAAGAAAACATTGTGAGAAATCTTCAGATTCCAGTCGGCGTCCATATTTGGCTGGAAGAGGCAAGATCTTGCATTGAAAAGGTGGAAAATTTTGCTTCTTATGATGTTGGCAGTTGCCCGAGTCTCAAGATGAGTCACAAGGTTGGAAAGACATCTTTGCGAATGATCGTGATTATAAAATATCTTATGGAAAAATCGTATAGGTTCGTCTGGAGTAATGCTCCAGTTCCTCTAGGTAGAATGTATTCCATGGCATCCAGCTTTAACCCAATAAGAGAGGATTTTAAGTCAAGAGAGAAGCCTTTTATGGAAGCATTGAAAGCACTCGAGCCAAACAACAAATTCCACATGGTAGCCTTATGTGGGATTGCAGGGGTTGGGAAGACCGTTATGATGGAGAAGTTAATGCAAGTTGCAAAAGAAAGGAGGATGTTTGAATCTATCATCCGTGTGGTTGTAGGGCCAAATACGGATCACTTTCATATTCAGGAGACTGTAGCAGAATACCTTGGTATATGTCTAGATGAAACAGCTAGAAACGCAAGAGCTGATCGGCTCCGTAGTCGTTTTGAGGAGATTTCAGTTGGGGGTAGGAAAAAGATTTTAGTAATCCTGGATGATGTATGGGATATGGTGGATCTAAATGATATTGGTTTAAGTCTTTTTTCAAGTCGACTTGAAGGCTTCAAGGTCCTGTTGACATCACGAGATAGGCGTCTTTGTAGTATAATGGGAGTTGAACAGCATTTAATTATAGATGTGGAAGTGTTAGAAGAGTCAGAAGCGCAAACATTGTTTCGCCAATATGTAACCGGTTCAGACCACGTTGATCTGGATCCTGATTTGCAGAAGATAGGAGATTACATTGCAAGCAGATGTGGTGGTGTGCCCTGGGCAATCAAACAAATTGCCCGTTCTCTTAGAGGCGTTAAAGACAAGACGATATGGCTCGATACGCTTTCTCATGTAAAGGATCATGGTGTTGACAAATATGTGTATCAAGCTGTTGTAAAGACTGAGCATAAAACTATTGAAATGAGCTACAACGATTTAAATGATGAGACTAAATCAATTCTTTTGTTATGTGGCTTGTTTCCCGAATACTTGAATATTTCTGCAGAAAACTTGTTGAGGTATGGATGGAGATTGAAATTGTTTGACGATGTAAATACTATAAGTCAAGCGAGATATAGGCTCAAAACATCCATTGGGCAGCTCATATATGCAAAATTGTTGATTGGCTCTCATGGTGGTAGGTGGGTCAGGATGCCTGATCTGGTACATGCCTTTGTTTTAAGTAAGCTCTCTAAAGGCGATCATGCTTCAATTGTCAACCATGGTGACATGTCAGAGTGGCCTGCAGAAGATATGAGTGAGTCTTGCAAAAGAATCTCGTTAACTTTCAAAGGTATGTGGAAATTTCCTAGAAAATTTAAGTACCCAAACCTTTCACTGTTGAAGCTTATGCATGGGGATAATTTGTTGAGGGATGGTCAAGATTTTTATGGAGGAATGGAAAATCTTCAACTTATTGCCTACGAAAGAACTCATTATATGCAGTTTCCCACGTCACTGCAATGCTCCAACAACCTTCGAACGCTCTGTCTTGAGTATTGCTCGTTGACGTTTAATTTCTCTTTCATTGGATATCTTAGGAATTTGGAAATTCTCAGCTTTGCTCATAGTGGCATCCTAATATTACCATCCATAATTGGAAACCTTGACAAACTAAAGCTACTGGATTTAACTGGTTGTGTAAATCTCCATATAGATAATGATGTCTTCAGTAAGTTGGTTAATCTTGAAGAGCTTTACATGAGAGTTGCTGCTAACCAATATCAAAAGGCCATTAGCTTCACAGATAGCAGTTGTAAAGATCTCGCACAACGTTCAGTGAACCTTTCCTCGTTAGAATTTGAGTTCTGTGAGAACGGTGCTCAACCGATGAATATGTCGTTTGAGAAACTTGAAAGATTTAAAATCTCAATGGGCTGTTTTTTAAAGAGTATGGATGACGACTACGTACTCCCATATGAAAATAAGTTGATGTTGGTCACCAACAAAGGTGAACTATTAGGATCTGGGATGCTAGAGTTGTTTGTGAAAACAGATGTCCTTTATCTACAAGTGAGTGATATGAATGATCTTGAAGAGATTGATGATACTGTGAAATCCTTACATCTTTCTTACCCCCCCTTGTTCGACAATTTAAGATTCCTTAGTATTTCATTTTGTTCAGAGTTGAAATACCTTTTCACGCCCCGGGTTGCAAAAGCTTTGTCAAAGCTTGAGAATCTTCGGATTTCCTCATGCCCTATTATGGAGACACTAGTCCATACTAGGATTAGTAGATCAGAAACAATTACATTTCCGCAGTTGAAGTGTCTAACTTTGACTGATCTACCAAATCTTTTGGGTTTGTGTGATACTACCGAAGTGATTGAGCTACCACAGCTCGTGGAGTTGGAACTTTACGGCCTTCCAAAAATCACAAGCATTTACCCCAAAAATAAACTGGGAATATCTTCTATGCCAATGCAACCCTTGTGGAAAGCAAAG GTTGTGATTGGACAGTTGGAAAAATTGCATATTGAGAATATGCAGAACTTGGAGGAGATATGGCCATGTGAAAATACTGGTGGTGTTGCCAATCTTCCTATATCGAGAGAAACTACATTGAAACAAGAG CATTCTCAAGTAGATGTTGCTTTGGGGTCTTTATGCCAGTACTTAAGAAAGATGGATCTACGTAGTTACAATGCATCATCAAGTTTGATTGCATCTCATGTAATAAGGCACATAAAAAATCTTGAAGAATTGGTAGTATGGGGTTGTGACTCAATTGTAGAAGTTTTTGAAACCAAAAGTGCCAATAACACTGGTATTTACATCACTGAAGGCAGAAAAAATGTTGGAGAAACAAGTCAAATGTTTACAAAGATGATTGTACCTCAATTGCTGAATTTAAAAAAGGTGGAGATCCTTGGATGTGACCGTCTGGAACACTTGTTCACATTTTCCACACTTGAAAGCCTTGAGCAACTCAAGGAGTTAGAGATCATGTATTGCAAAAATATCCAAGTGATTGTGAAGGAAGAGGATGGAGTAGTCATGTCTAAAGTTGTCGTCTTTCCTCACTTGAAATCTGTAAAGCTATTTGATCTACCAAATCTCAATGGTTTCTTTCTAGGTGCGAATGATTTTCAATGGCCTTTATTGGAAATTGTTGAAATCAATGGATGCCCAAAAATGACAAGCTTCACACGTGGTTGCTCAACTTCTCCAAAGCTCAAATACATCAGTACAAGCTTTGGCAAATATAGTTCTATACATGGCCTCAACTTCCATGTGACCACCTCTCTGCCTGAG AATCATATTTCAAGTCTCGACGGTTCAAGCAGCTTGCCGCCTATTCTAGAAACATCACCTTGGTCTTTTTCTAATTTGATCAACATCAATTTGCAAGGGATGAAAGATATGGGTGATTTGAATTATATTATTCCATTCGCAGAGTTGCAACAACTGGAAAAGCTTGAAAAGATGCAAATAAAGCACCAAGATCTTGTAGAGGGGGTATTCGAAGCATCAGAAAGAACAAATAGTGGTTCTAGTGAAGTACTATCTGTAATAAAAATTCCAAATCTGAGAGAAGTTGAGATTTTTCATCTGGAGAAACTCAAGTATCTATGGAAGAGTAATCAATGGACAACATTGGAGTTTCCGAATCTAACAAGATTGTCTATTGTACATTGTCAAAGTTTAGGGCATGTTTTTAGTTGTTCCATGGTTGGTAGCCTATTACAACTCCAGGAACTACATGTTGGCAATTGCTTATCGATGAAGTCAATCGTTAAGGAGGAAGAAGGGGATGCCAAAGTGAATATGATTATGTTTCCTTCTCTTAACTCCTTGGAACTTACCAACCTATCAAAGCTCGAGGGATTTTGGTTAGGGAGTGACCAGGAGTGTGAATGGCCATCATTAGTTACTTTAAAAATCAAGGATTGTCCAGAAATAAAAGTTTTCACCACTGGAAAGTCCACTGCTCCAAAGCTGAAGGTAATAGAAACTAGTGATGGGACAGTTGATGCAAAGGAAGATCCCAACTCCTTTTTAACAAAGCAAGAGGTTTGTGATCCAAACGAAGTCGTTGAGGAACTCAAACCGAACACCTTGTGCCAACAAGAGGTTGAGGTCTCGGAGCTGGAGCCATAG